From Vibrio fortis, a single genomic window includes:
- the coxB gene encoding cytochrome c oxidase subunit II produces MKRLLLRYVLLVTSSMSLLLTPLAQATSEYNMTQGVTEISGKVYELHMLIFYICCAIAFVVFGVMFYSILRHRKSKGAVAAHFHESTKVEIIWTVIPIIILIAMAIPATKTLIAMEDTSQSDITIKITGSQWKWHYSYFGEDVEYFSLLATSDKEIEGIEAKGAHYLLEVDKPLVLPINRKVRFLMTSDDVIHSWWVPAFAVKKDTIPGFINEAWTKIDEPGVYRGQCAELCGRAHGFMPIVVQAMEEDEFDAWLVDQKALAIAEAQAAKEALDASLSLEELNTIGEQVYASRCAVCHQANGEGIPGAFPAIKGSPIALGNVSEHIDVIVYGRSGTAMQAFDNQLTEKEIAAVITYQRNAWGNDTGDVVQASDINAYKQQVEGGGEDAATDSSSTSNSKEAI; encoded by the coding sequence TTGAAACGATTACTGCTGAGGTATGTACTGCTTGTCACTAGTAGTATGTCACTGTTACTGACTCCACTTGCTCAAGCGACGAGTGAGTACAATATGACGCAAGGTGTAACGGAGATTAGTGGCAAGGTATACGAGCTGCACATGCTGATCTTCTATATATGCTGCGCCATCGCGTTTGTTGTTTTTGGGGTGATGTTTTATTCGATCCTGAGACACAGGAAGTCGAAGGGAGCGGTCGCCGCGCATTTTCATGAAAGCACCAAAGTTGAAATTATTTGGACCGTCATTCCCATCATTATTCTTATCGCCATGGCGATACCAGCAACCAAGACCTTGATTGCTATGGAAGATACTTCTCAATCTGACATCACTATCAAAATTACAGGATCGCAATGGAAGTGGCACTACAGCTACTTCGGCGAAGATGTTGAGTATTTCAGCCTATTAGCAACCAGTGATAAAGAGATAGAAGGTATCGAAGCGAAGGGCGCGCACTACTTGTTAGAAGTAGACAAACCCCTTGTGCTGCCAATCAATCGTAAAGTACGTTTCTTGATGACTTCAGATGACGTGATTCATTCGTGGTGGGTACCTGCGTTTGCTGTCAAAAAAGACACTATTCCGGGATTCATTAACGAGGCATGGACAAAAATAGATGAACCAGGTGTTTATCGTGGTCAATGTGCCGAGTTGTGTGGGCGTGCTCATGGCTTCATGCCAATTGTGGTCCAAGCCATGGAAGAAGACGAATTTGATGCGTGGTTGGTGGATCAGAAAGCCCTCGCGATTGCTGAGGCTCAGGCTGCTAAGGAGGCATTAGACGCGTCACTTTCTTTAGAAGAATTGAATACGATTGGTGAGCAAGTTTATGCATCCCGCTGTGCTGTGTGTCACCAAGCAAATGGTGAAGGGATACCAGGGGCATTTCCTGCAATTAAAGGCAGTCCGATTGCTCTAGGGAATGTATCGGAGCACATCGATGTTATTGTCTATGGCCGTTCTGGAACTGCAATGCAGGCCTTTGATAATCAACTCACTGAAAAAGAGATCGCTGCTGTCATTACCTATCAACGTAATGCTTGGGGGAACGACACTGGTGACGTTGTTCAAGCGTCAGATATTAATGCTTACAAGCAGCAAGTTGAGGGCGGTGGCGAAGATGCCGCAACCGACTCGAGTTCAACGTCGAATAGCAAGGAGGCGATATGA
- a CDS encoding cytochrome c oxidase subunit 3, with amino-acid sequence MSSKKEIYFVPHQSHWPLVGAVALFLVALGSGLTVQNMGTDAAGGVFGKVTLILGFAVLLYMLAGWFSNVITESLSGLYSEQISRSFRQGMSWFIFSEIMFFGAFFGALFYARMISVPWLGGAGNNEMTHEVLWPMFQSMWPLTTTPDGVTTQAMSWQGLPLKNTVILLLSSVTLHMAHLSLEKNKRMALTVWLEITIVLAGFFLFFQAEEYIHAYQEMNLTLQSGIYGNTFFLLTGFHGLHVCLGTIFLIVLLGRVAKDHFTPKDHFAFQAGSWYWHFVDVVWLGLFIFVYVL; translated from the coding sequence ATGAGTTCTAAAAAGGAAATCTACTTTGTTCCGCATCAGAGTCACTGGCCCTTGGTTGGGGCTGTAGCGTTATTCCTTGTCGCCTTGGGATCAGGGTTAACGGTGCAAAACATGGGCACTGACGCAGCTGGCGGAGTGTTTGGCAAAGTCACCTTGATTCTGGGTTTTGCGGTGCTGCTTTATATGTTGGCAGGTTGGTTTAGCAATGTGATTACCGAGTCGTTAAGTGGTCTTTACTCAGAGCAAATATCGCGTTCCTTTCGACAAGGTATGAGCTGGTTTATCTTTTCCGAAATCATGTTTTTTGGCGCGTTCTTTGGTGCGCTATTTTATGCGCGAATGATCTCTGTGCCGTGGTTGGGTGGTGCCGGGAACAATGAGATGACACATGAGGTATTGTGGCCAATGTTCCAGTCGATGTGGCCATTAACAACGACCCCCGATGGTGTTACGACTCAAGCAATGTCTTGGCAAGGGCTGCCTCTGAAAAACACCGTCATTTTATTGCTCTCTTCTGTAACCCTCCATATGGCGCACTTGAGTCTCGAAAAGAACAAACGCATGGCTCTGACTGTTTGGTTGGAAATAACAATTGTGCTCGCTGGTTTCTTTCTGTTCTTTCAAGCAGAAGAGTATATCCACGCCTATCAAGAGATGAACCTGACGCTGCAGTCAGGCATTTACGGTAATACCTTCTTTTTGCTCACAGGATTTCATGGATTACATGTTTGCTTAGGAACGATTTTCCTGATTGTGCTGTTGGGACGTGTAGCAAAAGATCACTTTACGCCTAAAGACCATTTTGCTTTCCAAGCGGGAAGTTGGTATTGGCACTTTGTTGATGTGGTTTGGTTGGGCTTGTTTATCTTCGTTTATGTTCTGTAA
- a CDS encoding SURF1 family protein, producing the protein MVLTPNEANHQNNQRRYVGVWVVAFLTVVSVGLLIKLGLWQRERGFEKQQLEQHLAMRATQPSKPLASVLADWKKWVNSIESNELSSMELSKSTVEDEYLKMLNGTKVIVNFAQESGPMFLLDNQTHKGSVGYILYQLMPITGFSEPKHILVDLGFVKANKTRSELPVIDLPAIPRQTSGRLYFRSTNPLSSELALEETEPKRIQNLNIEAISVYTSTDILPVLFQPFYDETWPYELLWRPTAMKSEKHFGYSVQWFSMAAVLSGLMLLIGYRFISKRSKGESRYEE; encoded by the coding sequence ATGGTGTTAACCCCTAATGAAGCAAATCATCAAAACAATCAACGCCGATATGTTGGCGTGTGGGTGGTTGCTTTCTTAACTGTGGTTTCTGTCGGTCTATTAATCAAGTTAGGGTTATGGCAAAGGGAACGTGGTTTCGAGAAGCAGCAACTAGAACAGCATTTAGCTATGAGAGCAACCCAGCCGAGCAAGCCACTGGCGTCCGTGTTGGCAGATTGGAAAAAATGGGTGAACAGCATCGAGAGCAATGAGCTTTCTTCGATGGAACTGAGTAAGAGCACCGTCGAAGATGAGTACTTAAAAATGCTGAATGGAACTAAGGTGATCGTTAACTTTGCTCAGGAAAGTGGACCAATGTTTTTGCTGGATAACCAAACTCACAAAGGGAGTGTTGGTTACATTCTGTATCAGTTAATGCCCATTACCGGCTTTTCAGAACCCAAACATATATTGGTGGATTTAGGGTTTGTAAAAGCGAACAAAACGCGTAGTGAGCTTCCGGTGATTGATTTGCCTGCAATACCTCGACAAACCTCGGGTCGCTTGTACTTCCGCTCTACTAATCCTCTGAGCTCAGAGTTGGCTCTAGAGGAGACCGAACCAAAGCGTATTCAGAATCTGAATATTGAGGCGATATCGGTATATACCTCGACAGATATTCTTCCAGTCTTGTTTCAACCTTTTTACGATGAAACATGGCCTTATGAATTGCTATGGCGACCAACAGCGATGAAGTCAGAAAAGCACTTTGGTTATTCAGTGCAGTGGTTTTCAATGGCGGCAGTGTTATCGGGATTAATGCTGTTGATTGGCTACCGTTTTATCAGCAAACGCAGTAAAGGGGAGAGTCGCTATGAAGAGTGA
- the ctaD gene encoding cytochrome c oxidase subunit I produces the protein MSSPIDKPVKSAPAEDLAASHTADDVIDAPEHDHHAAPKGWARWLYSTNHKDIGTLYLWFSFAMFLTGGAMAMVIRAELFQPGLQLVEPDFFNQMTTVHGLIMVFGAVMPAFTGLANWMIPMMIGAPDMALPRMNNLSFWILPFAFLILIGSLFTEGGGPSFGWTFYAPLSTTYGPDSTALFVFSVHIMGISSIMGAINVIVTIVNMRAPGMTWFKLPMFVWTWLITAFLLIAVMPVLAGAVTMVLTDKYFGTSFFDAAGGGDPVMFQHIFWFFGHPEVYIMILPSFGIVSAIIPAFSGKRLFGYHSMVYATCSIAILSFLVWAHHMFTTGMPVFAELFFMYCTMLIAVPTGVKVFNWVATMWRGALTFETPMLFAIAFIVLFTIGGFSGLMLAIVPADFQYHDTYFVVAHFHYVLVTGAVFSIMAAAYYWLPKWTGNMYDHKLSLWHFWTSVISVNVLFFPMHFLGLAGMPRRIPDYAIQFADVNQVVSIGGFAFGLSQLIFLWLVIKCIKGGEPAESKPWERAEGLEWTVPSPAPHHTFTHPPKVD, from the coding sequence ATGAGTTCACCTATTGATAAGCCGGTGAAATCAGCCCCGGCGGAAGATTTGGCGGCTAGCCATACTGCAGATGACGTAATTGACGCGCCCGAACATGACCATCATGCGGCACCTAAAGGTTGGGCGAGATGGCTCTACTCAACAAACCATAAAGATATAGGCACGCTTTATTTGTGGTTTAGTTTCGCGATGTTCCTAACTGGCGGCGCGATGGCGATGGTGATTCGTGCCGAACTATTTCAACCTGGATTACAGCTAGTCGAGCCTGATTTTTTCAATCAGATGACCACAGTTCACGGATTGATCATGGTGTTTGGTGCGGTAATGCCCGCGTTTACGGGGCTTGCTAACTGGATGATTCCGATGATGATCGGCGCGCCTGATATGGCTTTGCCTCGAATGAACAACCTCAGTTTTTGGATCCTTCCTTTTGCTTTTCTCATTTTAATCGGATCTTTGTTTACTGAAGGTGGTGGTCCCAGCTTTGGTTGGACTTTCTATGCTCCTTTATCGACAACCTACGGGCCCGATAGTACGGCGCTGTTTGTGTTCTCAGTTCATATCATGGGTATCAGTTCGATCATGGGCGCGATTAATGTGATTGTTACTATCGTCAACATGCGAGCACCAGGAATGACTTGGTTCAAACTGCCAATGTTCGTCTGGACATGGTTGATCACTGCGTTCTTGCTGATAGCTGTGATGCCGGTTCTCGCAGGTGCGGTAACTATGGTGTTAACAGATAAGTACTTTGGGACGAGTTTCTTTGATGCTGCTGGCGGGGGAGACCCTGTGATGTTCCAACATATCTTCTGGTTCTTTGGGCATCCAGAGGTGTACATCATGATCTTGCCATCGTTTGGTATTGTTTCAGCGATTATTCCGGCTTTCAGTGGTAAGCGCTTGTTCGGGTATCATTCAATGGTTTACGCAACGTGTAGTATTGCGATTTTGTCTTTCTTGGTGTGGGCACACCATATGTTCACGACCGGGATGCCAGTCTTCGCCGAGCTGTTCTTTATGTACTGTACCATGTTGATTGCTGTGCCTACAGGGGTGAAGGTATTTAACTGGGTGGCGACCATGTGGCGGGGGGCGCTCACCTTCGAAACTCCAATGCTATTTGCTATCGCCTTCATTGTCCTGTTTACCATCGGTGGCTTCTCTGGTTTGATGTTGGCGATTGTTCCAGCCGACTTTCAATATCATGACACCTACTTTGTGGTTGCCCATTTCCACTATGTTCTGGTGACGGGGGCGGTGTTCTCCATCATGGCAGCGGCTTACTATTGGCTTCCCAAATGGACTGGCAACATGTACGACCACAAATTGAGCTTGTGGCACTTCTGGACGTCGGTCATTTCCGTGAATGTTCTGTTCTTCCCTATGCACTTCCTTGGTTTAGCAGGGATGCCGCGCCGTATTCCAGACTACGCCATCCAGTTTGCAGACGTAAACCAAGTGGTATCGATTGGTGGCTTTGCCTTCGGCTTATCGCAGTTGATTTTCTTATGGTTAGTCATTAAATGCATCAAAGGTGGAGAGCCAGCAGAGAGTAAACCTTGGGAAAGAGCGGAAGGGCTAGAGTGGACAGTACCAAGTCCAGCACCGCATCACACCTTTACACATCCACCAAAAGTGGACTGA
- the cyoE gene encoding heme o synthase has product MASRTDTHNQFVPSSNTTVREKAAWRVYLTLTKPKVVALMLLTALVGMCLAVPNGLPIQQTLVGLIGIGLMAGSAAAFNHLIDRRIDGQMSRTSRRPLPSGELSSTRVFLFAAAIGVIGFVALVVWVNALTAWLTFASLLGYAVVYTMYLKRATPQNIVIAGIAGAMPPLLGWTAVTNELHSHAWLLVMIIFIWTPPHFWALAIHRRDEYAKVNIPMLPVTHGIEYTKTSILLYTLLLSVVCILPVLVGMSGWIYLSASLLLNGGFIYHAWVLKYRSNPSSAMQTFKFSIYHLMVLFAALLLDHYLL; this is encoded by the coding sequence ATGGCTAGTAGAACGGATACGCATAATCAATTTGTACCATCGTCTAACACTACTGTTCGAGAAAAAGCCGCATGGAGAGTCTACCTGACTCTCACCAAGCCCAAGGTCGTTGCGCTGATGTTACTTACGGCGCTGGTAGGGATGTGTCTAGCGGTGCCTAACGGACTGCCCATTCAACAGACGCTCGTGGGGCTTATTGGCATTGGTCTCATGGCTGGATCAGCAGCGGCCTTTAATCACCTCATTGATAGACGAATTGATGGGCAGATGAGTCGGACAAGTCGAAGACCATTACCCTCTGGCGAGCTTAGTAGCACTCGCGTGTTTCTTTTTGCAGCAGCGATCGGTGTTATCGGTTTTGTTGCTTTGGTGGTGTGGGTAAATGCTCTCACAGCTTGGTTAACTTTTGCGAGCTTGTTAGGTTATGCGGTGGTTTATACCATGTACCTCAAGCGAGCGACGCCTCAAAACATTGTTATCGCGGGTATTGCTGGTGCGATGCCGCCTTTACTGGGCTGGACGGCTGTAACTAATGAGTTGCATTCTCACGCTTGGTTGTTAGTGATGATTATCTTCATTTGGACACCTCCACACTTTTGGGCATTGGCGATTCATCGAAGAGATGAGTATGCAAAGGTCAATATTCCTATGCTGCCTGTGACGCATGGGATTGAATACACCAAGACATCCATTTTGCTCTATACATTGCTTCTTAGCGTAGTGTGTATTTTGCCAGTACTGGTGGGGATGAGCGGTTGGATTTATCTTAGCGCTTCGCTACTGCTAAATGGTGGGTTTATCTATCATGCTTGGGTTCTTAAGTATCGCAGTAACCCCAGCAGCGCGATGCAAACTTTCAAGTTTTCCATTTATCACTTAATGGTGTTGTTTGCTGCACTATTGCTTGATCACTACCTTTTATAA
- a CDS encoding DUF2909 domain-containing protein, which translates to MVSSTSVILFKVLLVVLLFVIAFNLMKALFQFSSGKHNGKQLSHFLGRRVFFSAIVVVLLLLAMATGLITPNPRPY; encoded by the coding sequence ATGGTTTCATCCACATCCGTAATCTTGTTTAAAGTCCTTTTAGTCGTCCTGCTGTTTGTTATTGCCTTTAACCTGATGAAAGCGCTGTTTCAGTTCTCGTCAGGTAAACATAATGGCAAACAGCTCAGTCACTTCCTCGGGCGACGTGTTTTCTTCTCAGCTATTGTGGTGGTTTTACTGCTCCTTGCTATGGCAACAGGCTTGATTACTCCCAATCCACGTCCTTACTAA
- a CDS encoding LysE family translocator yields the protein MIDLAILPVYLTAVVALLLLPGPDMLLIASSSMSYGRKVGLFASLGNATSGIILTVLAAMGVSALIAMSPLALKALHLLGGAYLLKMGWDCLRSDQGDAPELSDNSAAKAYYQRALISNLLNPKALVFFVMFLPQFVSTNIEATSGEQMLVLGLLLNLLGLTFNFLLVALAGTLGKPLLENAKFRTYQQKVMGGVFVILSLWMLSSFFN from the coding sequence ATGATCGATCTAGCCATTCTTCCTGTTTACTTAACTGCCGTCGTTGCATTGCTTCTTCTTCCTGGTCCTGACATGCTACTGATCGCCAGCTCTAGTATGAGTTATGGTCGAAAGGTCGGATTGTTTGCGAGCTTAGGTAACGCGACGTCAGGAATCATTTTGACGGTTTTGGCGGCGATGGGGGTATCGGCATTGATAGCGATGAGCCCACTCGCCCTAAAAGCACTGCATCTATTAGGTGGCGCATATCTGCTTAAAATGGGGTGGGATTGTCTGCGCTCGGATCAAGGTGATGCGCCGGAGCTTAGTGACAATTCGGCAGCCAAAGCGTATTACCAAAGAGCGTTGATCAGTAATCTGCTGAATCCAAAAGCTCTTGTCTTTTTCGTGATGTTTTTACCTCAGTTTGTTTCAACCAATATTGAAGCTACATCGGGTGAACAAATGCTTGTATTGGGTTTGCTGCTCAACCTGTTGGGTTTGACCTTTAACTTTTTGCTGGTTGCATTAGCGGGTACCTTAGGTAAGCCACTATTGGAAAACGCGAAGTTTAGAACCTATCAGCAGAAAGTGATGGGCGGCGTGTTTGTGATTTTGTCACTGTGGATGTTGTCTTCGTTCTTTAATTAG
- a CDS encoding cytochrome c oxidase assembly protein, which yields MNKQSQDEHTQTQNNTTKRSTKKLTAYLVLSVIGMFGFGFALVPLYDVMCEALGINGKTNTVSAVQPQGMQPDYSRTVRVEFMSHIKPDMPWRFEPEKRVLEVHPGEVIQTNYIATNMSGLSLVGQAVPSVSPGNGATYFNKMECFCFNQQPLNAKQSTEMGLIFYIEPNIPESIHTLTLSYTLFNITDGTSSEQDVVAKN from the coding sequence ATGAACAAGCAATCGCAAGACGAACATACACAGACTCAAAATAACACTACAAAGCGGTCAACTAAGAAACTGACGGCTTATTTGGTGCTGAGTGTGATTGGCATGTTCGGTTTTGGGTTTGCTTTGGTACCACTGTATGACGTGATGTGTGAAGCGTTGGGCATCAATGGCAAAACGAATACGGTGTCCGCGGTTCAGCCACAAGGTATGCAACCTGATTACAGTCGCACCGTGCGAGTTGAGTTCATGTCACATATTAAACCTGACATGCCATGGCGATTTGAGCCAGAGAAGCGCGTGCTTGAAGTTCACCCTGGTGAAGTGATTCAGACTAACTACATCGCGACCAATATGTCTGGATTGAGTCTAGTTGGGCAAGCGGTGCCATCTGTGTCTCCGGGGAACGGAGCGACCTATTTTAACAAGATGGAATGCTTCTGCTTTAACCAGCAACCATTGAATGCAAAGCAGAGTACAGAGATGGGATTGATCTTCTATATTGAGCCTAATATTCCAGAGTCGATTCATACCCTAACACTCTCTTATACCTTATTTAATATTACTGATGGGACGTCATCAGAGCAGGATGTAGTCGCAAAAAACTGA
- a CDS encoding COX15/CtaA family protein, with protein sequence MMNSTPRPLLLLVKVSLILTLIVIVLGAYTRLSDAGLGCPDWPGCYGKLVVPSSESAVANANLEYPERVLEADKAWIEMVHRYFAGTLGLLIFAITAWSISKRVTPIGLPLLIAATVIFQALLGMWTVTLKLMPVIVMAHLMGGFTLLSLLSLLHCRLNKVGQGFAPFKSLWLRFWASISLVVVIGQILLGGWTSSNYAALVCTQLPICEGNWLAYLDFDKAFDLWQRGHDNYEFGVLEYPARLTIHVMHRFGAMAAVLVVLITVYQLWSQAGHGQRKLGAILAFVLFCQVGLGISNVWFHLPISVAVMHNLVAALLLVTLVVTNFLVWQRQTRDFLLKGSALGGGKHG encoded by the coding sequence ATGATGAATTCAACCCCTAGGCCATTGCTATTACTAGTTAAAGTGAGCTTGATTCTAACGCTTATTGTGATTGTATTGGGCGCTTATACTCGTCTATCTGATGCCGGTTTAGGTTGTCCTGATTGGCCGGGATGTTATGGCAAACTCGTCGTTCCATCGAGCGAATCTGCTGTTGCTAACGCAAACCTAGAATACCCAGAGCGTGTTCTGGAGGCAGATAAAGCTTGGATAGAGATGGTGCATCGTTATTTTGCGGGAACGTTAGGGTTGCTGATTTTTGCGATTACCGCTTGGAGCATATCTAAACGCGTTACTCCAATTGGATTGCCGCTACTTATTGCCGCAACGGTTATTTTTCAAGCGCTGCTCGGAATGTGGACGGTCACGCTGAAACTGATGCCTGTTATTGTGATGGCACACCTTATGGGAGGGTTTACTTTACTCTCTTTGCTTAGCTTGTTGCACTGTCGATTAAATAAGGTTGGGCAGGGGTTTGCACCATTCAAATCTCTTTGGTTGCGATTCTGGGCAAGTATAAGTTTGGTTGTGGTGATAGGTCAGATCTTGCTCGGGGGTTGGACTTCGTCGAATTACGCGGCACTCGTTTGTACTCAGCTGCCTATTTGTGAGGGTAACTGGCTGGCCTACCTAGATTTTGATAAGGCGTTCGATCTTTGGCAACGTGGTCACGACAATTATGAGTTTGGTGTATTGGAGTACCCAGCGCGTTTGACGATTCATGTTATGCATCGGTTTGGTGCTATGGCCGCCGTATTGGTTGTATTAATCACGGTTTATCAACTCTGGTCTCAAGCTGGGCATGGTCAAAGAAAACTCGGTGCTATTTTAGCTTTTGTGCTGTTCTGTCAGGTAGGGCTTGGCATTAGTAATGTCTGGTTCCACTTACCTATTTCGGTTGCAGTGATGCACAACTTGGTCGCGGCACTGTTATTGGTGACTTTAGTCGTGACAAATTTCTTAGTGTGGCAGCGCCAAACGAGAGACTTTTTATTGAAGGGAAGCGCATTAGGCGGAGGTAAGCATGGCTAG
- a CDS encoding phospho-sugar mutase, protein MQDAMNWLARDPDPRTREELQLLIDEKNHDEISDRFSQRLEFGTAGLRGKVGCGPNRMNRLVIQETATGLGHYLADHVPQALQRGVVIGYDGRLDSKQFATDTASVLCALGFKVYLTSKVAATPIVAFGIERFGAAAGIVVTASHNPPEYNGFKVYWENGAQIIPPHDSGIAAEIDIAATKPIPLMSLSDAEQDEKLVWLTEEYYQAYRQAVNQASFISKQGSDLETVIAYTAMHGVGAQMAEDLLHDNGFHKVFSVAEQREPDGHFPTVNFPNPEEKGAMDLVVQLAESVDADIACANDPDADRFAVAVKLPDGGYKMLTGDQVGVLFAQYLSAKSHAKTQLVGNSIVSSTLLEKVANTNGAKYFQTLTGFKWLTNVGMQLEDDNNEFLFAYEEALGYTMGTLVRDKDGLSALVVFAQLVEELKSQGKTVWDLLADIYMQHGLYTNAQRSIALDPTAPSIGSKLRSQQPTTINGIAIKVIEDLQSSLRVTVGGATEAINLPASDVLIYHLEDGSRIIVRPSGTEPKVKVYYETITTYEQGESYTEAVQRGETYMNQLIKQHQAELNR, encoded by the coding sequence ATGCAAGATGCCATGAACTGGTTGGCGAGAGACCCAGATCCAAGAACTCGCGAAGAACTTCAACTGCTCATTGATGAAAAGAATCACGATGAAATTAGCGATAGGTTCAGTCAACGATTGGAATTTGGTACAGCAGGTTTACGCGGCAAAGTGGGCTGTGGTCCAAATCGAATGAACCGCTTGGTTATTCAAGAGACAGCGACAGGCTTAGGCCACTATTTAGCTGACCATGTCCCACAAGCTCTTCAACGTGGCGTTGTTATTGGCTACGACGGTCGACTGGATTCAAAACAATTCGCGACTGATACCGCGTCTGTCTTGTGTGCACTTGGATTTAAGGTTTACCTGACTAGCAAGGTAGCCGCGACACCTATCGTAGCCTTTGGTATCGAACGTTTTGGGGCTGCCGCAGGCATCGTGGTCACAGCGAGCCATAACCCACCGGAATATAATGGTTTCAAGGTGTACTGGGAAAATGGTGCGCAAATCATCCCACCTCACGATAGCGGTATCGCAGCGGAGATCGATATTGCTGCTACCAAACCTATCCCTCTGATGAGCTTAAGCGATGCAGAACAAGATGAGAAACTGGTTTGGTTAACAGAAGAGTATTATCAAGCTTATCGCCAAGCCGTAAATCAGGCTTCTTTTATCAGCAAACAAGGTTCAGATTTAGAAACGGTGATCGCATACACGGCGATGCATGGCGTCGGCGCACAAATGGCCGAAGATCTACTCCATGACAACGGCTTCCACAAAGTATTCAGTGTTGCCGAACAGCGTGAACCAGACGGGCATTTCCCAACGGTCAACTTCCCTAACCCAGAAGAAAAAGGGGCTATGGACCTAGTTGTCCAATTAGCGGAAAGTGTCGATGCCGATATCGCTTGTGCCAACGACCCTGATGCAGACCGATTTGCGGTTGCAGTCAAACTTCCAGACGGTGGCTACAAAATGTTGACTGGAGACCAAGTCGGGGTGCTTTTTGCGCAATACTTATCAGCCAAATCACATGCCAAAACGCAGCTTGTCGGTAACAGTATCGTCTCTTCAACCTTGCTAGAAAAAGTAGCTAATACGAACGGAGCAAAATACTTCCAAACGTTAACCGGCTTTAAGTGGCTGACCAACGTGGGTATGCAGCTCGAAGATGACAACAACGAATTCTTGTTTGCCTATGAAGAAGCGCTTGGCTACACAATGGGAACACTAGTTCGCGATAAAGATGGCCTTTCGGCTCTAGTGGTATTTGCTCAGCTTGTAGAAGAACTCAAATCACAAGGTAAGACGGTGTGGGATCTACTGGCTGACATTTACATGCAACACGGACTGTATACGAATGCTCAACGCAGCATTGCGCTTGATCCAACGGCCCCTTCCATCGGTTCTAAGCTACGAAGTCAGCAGCCAACGACCATTAATGGTATTGCGATAAAAGTCATTGAAGACCTGCAATCGTCGCTGCGTGTTACTGTCGGTGGTGCTACGGAAGCGATCAATCTTCCTGCCAGTGATGTGCTCATTTATCACCTTGAAGACGGATCTCGGATTATAGTTCGACCTTCAGGCACTGAGCCAAAAGTGAAGGTTTACTACGAGACCATAACTACTTATGAACAAGGTGAAAGCTACACCGAAGCGGTACAGCGCGGTGAAACTTATATGAACCAACTGATTAAGCAGCACCAAGCAGAACTCAACCGATAG
- a CDS encoding helix-turn-helix domain-containing protein: MEFTDLDRDALYQTWMSQKSRMRLTQMEFSKKLGMNQLAFSRMLRGETPLTMSFVSQFCRLLHLEPKNILPSLKEGSEGPKIVYLQSRMSVDGEIQNAYIEGNQVVVEYAHTVKTN; encoded by the coding sequence ATGGAGTTTACTGATCTGGATAGGGATGCACTCTATCAAACTTGGATGTCACAAAAATCGCGCATGCGACTGACTCAAATGGAATTTTCTAAGAAGTTAGGCATGAATCAACTTGCCTTCTCAAGAATGCTAAGAGGTGAAACACCACTGACGATGTCTTTTGTTAGTCAGTTCTGTCGTTTGCTACACCTTGAACCTAAGAACATTCTTCCATCGTTAAAAGAGGGCAGTGAAGGGCCTAAGATCGTCTATTTACAAAGCAGAATGAGCGTCGATGGTGAGATCCAAAATGCTTATATTGAAGGTAATCAGGTGGTCGTTGAATATGCACACACGGTGAAAACCAACTAA